One Formosa agariphila KMM 3901 genomic window, GGCCAAAACATCTTCATCTACTCCTGTGGCCATAGACAAAGCACGTGTCATTAATTTCTGACTCACTCCTATTCTAAATCCGCCTGTAATTAATTTGGTAAACACAAAACGTTCGTAATAATTGAGAGTGTTCCAATTTTTCGTGACATACTGTTTCTTAATCGCATCATCCTCTTTTTTAAGCGTGATCATTTCATTTAAGAATTGCGTTAAGGACTTATCACTAGTGTTTTTATTTGGGGGTAAAATAAGCGCTATCGTTTCTGCCAAATCTCCAACAATATGATAAGATTCTTCAAATAACCACAGCGGTATATTGGCTAATTCTGAAGCCCAAGTTCTAAGTAGTGTTGTATTTATTGGTCTTGGCGGTCTTCTATGAGATAGAATGGCAATGGTCCACACCCGATCTTCATCACCCGCTTGTTTAAAATATTCTGAAAGCGCATTGACTTTTAAAGTCGTTTTAGTGGTGCTGTCTAAGGTTCGTACTAATTCTGCAAAGTGTCTCATGCCTCTACCTCTTTTTCACGTTTGGTATCCAGCTCATTTAATTCTCCCTCAAACTGTGTGTTTTCGGTACGAGCATCTAAGCCCAGGCTTCGTAGATATTTTGAAAACACATCGGTGTATCCGTGCGTACAAATCACCTTTTCTGCTCCTGTAGCTTCCACTGCTGTTAAGAGTTCCTGCCAATCGCAATGATCGGACATTACAAAACCTCGATCTACTGCTCGTCGTCTTCTAGCGCCTCTAAAGGCCATCCAACCACTGGCAGATGCCGTAACATAAGGCACCATTTTTCTGATCCACGTCGAACCATGAGCACTTGGTGGTGCCAGTACGATGTTGCCTAATAATTCTTTCTTCGTGGTCTCTCGGGTTATGCGTGTAGTTTCAGGAAAATCCATCATGGGACGAATAACCTCTGTCATATTTTCTATAGCTCCATGGGTGTAAATTTTACCGATATTCGGATCTAAATGTTTTAATAAACGCTGAGCTTTCCCTAGGGAATAGCCAAACAATATAGAGGTTTGGTTCGCCTCCTTGTTGGTTGCCCACCATGTATTAATGTCGTTAAAAACTTCGGCTTGTGGTGTCCATCTAAAGGCAGGTAATCCAAATGTACATTCGGTTATAAAGGCATGACATTTTACGGGTTCGAAAGGCACAGCAACGCCATCGTCTTCCAATTTATAATCGCCAGAAAACACCCAAACTTCTCCACGATATTCCACACGTATTTGTGAACTTCCGATAATATGACCCGCAGGATGCAATGAAAATTTCACGTTATTAATAACAAAAGATTCATTGTAATTCACGCCACTTACCTGAATATCGCCCAACCGGTGCTTAATTATTGGAACATTAGTATGGTGCGTAATATATTTTTTATGACCATAACGACTATGATCGGCGTGACCGTGAGAAATAATTGCACAATCTACCGGTTTCCAAGGATCTAAGTACACATTGGCAACCTCACAGTAAATACCGTTGTCATTAAATACTAATAAAGGTGTCTTCATGTGGCTCTTTTTATTAAAGATATAACTATCTAACCAAACACATTTAGAGCAAAATCTATAGCGTTAATCTTTACTTTATTTGAGCACATTAAGACTATGATATATCCTTGATATCCGATATATTTTTGGAAGTCTATTGGAATCCATATTTCTGAGCAAGACAATAAAAAATCGGGTCGAAACCCGATTTAAATATATTATAATTTTAACTTACCATAATCCATGGTATCCGGTTTATCTCCTGTTACGGCACTCACTCCCAGTTTTACTAAAGAGACCAACTTATTATGTTTTGGATCCCAGTAATATGCCTCTGTAGGAGTAATCCCTATAGCGGTGATATTGGGGTCGTCTTTACCCTCAAACCACATACTGTCTGCCTTAGAGTATAAATCATTAATAATAGTTTTATCAGTTACAATTCTAGCTGTTCCATAAACATTTAAAAATTGCATATCACTTTTGTCGGCATATACTAAATGTACATTTGAGTCTTTAATAATGTTCTGATTATGGGTACTATTTTTATTACTTAAGAACCAGATGATTCCGTTTTCATCTACTTTTTTAGTACTCATGGGAATCATGTGTAAAGGCAGTGCTTTTAAATTAGTCACCATCATGGTAAAGTCGATTTCTTCGGCCATGGCTTTAATTTTTAATTTTGCTTCGTCTCTATATAAATTTTCATTGCTCATACTGTTATCTTTTTAAGAATTAATAAACTGATAACAAGTTTACTCAACAAAAATATTTTGAGCTGATCCAATGCGATGAAATATTAACTCAGAAAAGCACTTTTGAAACTAATAAAAACATTTAAAATTATAAATTGGCATTATTGTAAATTTCATAATTACCTATCATTAAGCCTTTTAATTTTACGCTGTAAAAAAAGTCAAAAATACTTTAAAAATTGAAGCTTTATTATTTGGAAAATAGAGTGAAATACATGTAAATTTGCCACCGCTTACCCATACTGCGAGAGTAGCTCAGTTGGTAGAGCGTCAGCCTTCCAAGCTGAATGTCGCCGGTTCGAACCCGGTCTCTCGCTCAAAGCGCTTCATAGAAATATGAAGCTCTTTTTTTTTGTGATATGGTGGTGTGTAATTAATCAAAAAAAACGGTTTCTTTTTAACGTTCTCGACTCCGCTCGAACACCATAGAGAAGCATGTGATTTTACTATTTTCTAGACCTCTAGAAAAGTCGCTGAAAATTAAACTTTTGAGAGTTTATACAGTATTGGAGTAAACGCGAGTATTATCAAGGGGTATTCGAATGGCGTCGAGAATCCCAATGATATTCTATAAGGAACACTTTTTAGACATCGCTTTAAAACACGTCTGTACAAATTCAATACGTTTCTGTTTTACAACAATCAAACTACTTATCAATTCACAAACAACTTTTGCGCGTCCTTATTTACATTCTAAAAGGCGCTTCGCTATCTTTCTCATCAAAATTTCGTTGAGATACTAATTTATTTTCCAATGGCTCATAGAGTTCAGATTTCATATTGCTACCATTAAATTTAGACGTCCAGTAGACTAATTTTTCTAAATTGAGATTTCTAAAGTCTTCAGATACTTTTTCTGAAAATTCACAACCACTAATACTTAATACTTCAAGCTGTGTTAAACGGGTTAATGCTACAGGTAAAATGGTCTGTTTAAAATTGTTTATTCCTAAAACACGTAGACTTTTCATATTTGCAATCCAAGTTGGTATTTTTTCTTCTCTGTTATGTGCCCTGATGAAAAGTGTTTCTAAATTTAACTCAGAAATCGATTCAGGATAGGTACTGCCATTTTCATTTAAGCCTTCTAACCAAAGGTGTTTTAAAGAACTCCAACGGGATATTGTTTCAATACTTTCATCATTAATATGATCACAATATATCAGTTTTACTGCTTCAATAGTTTTAACGCTCAGGTTATCTATCGTTTTAAGGTCTACACTCTGCATTCTTAATTTTTTAAGCTGAGGCAAAGTTACAGTAGGAAAAGCATCAAAACCTGTGGCTTCAAATATTCCTAAAAATTCAAGGTTTGGAGTTTGGGCTAATAAACGCTCTAAAGCTTCGGTACTTCCGTTATAACCTTCAATTCTTAGTACTTTTAGGTTCGGGTGTTTAAAGGCCGTTAATACATTATTTTGTTCAGGATTTTCTTTTTTAAATGTGATGGTAAGCTCCTTTAAATTTACGAAGTTTTTAAGTAAGCTATCTAACTGAATCGTATCACTAGTGAATTCGTACGATTCAATTTTTTCTGGATGTCTAAAGGTTTCAAAATTTAAAACATTATCTACATCGTCATTCCGATGTCCAAGATTGAATTTAGTCGCGCTAGTTACCGTATGAAATTGTTGTAAATTAAGTATTGGTGTGGATTTTATTTCAATATTAAACACATCAAACGGTACTGTTCCTGCCTCTATTCCTTTTATTTCAGAAATAGTTAAATTGGTAATCTGCTTTGGCAAGCAATCGGTATTTACAACTAAGGCACTCGCATTTTTAATCGTCAGGTTTTCTAACTGTACAATTTTTGAAAACACATTAGGTAAAGTTCTAACAGGGAATTCTGTATCCTTAGTATGCCACTCTTGAAATCTGTATAGCTCTACATTTTTAAGTTTTGTACATTGCTCAATCCCTTCTAGAAGCCAATCCAGATTGTGAACAAGTTTATAATTGAGTGTGGTTATATTTTTAAATACTGCTAAGCTCGTTTTATGTGGCGTTTCTGGTGCTTCACAATTAACAGTTATCGTTTTTAAATTAGGAAAAAATGATGCATTCTCTAGAACAAAGTTAAGTAGTTTTGGCGTGTCTAATACGATGGATTCTCGCTGACTTACTTCAGTCATTGGGGCAATATTAATTTCACTATTGCCAATTTTAGTGACTAATTTAGGTCTCGACGCATCTCCAAAAAATAAGGTAGCCGATATGCTATCTATCTTAGGTGCTATAAGCTCAAAATGTTCTAATTTAGGTAAATCTTCAAATCCATTTGATAGGCGCGTTATACTTTTGGATAACATCATAAACCGTTCTAATTGCTTTAAATGACTAACATCTTTAGGTAATGCAATTAACTCATCCAAGCTAAAAAATTCTATACGTTTTAAGGATGCAGGAAACACGACTTGAGACAGATCTTGCACGCCAACATAACGCAGTTTCAATACTTTTAATTTCGTAAGTTTTGTAAGCCAATTAAAGTCTGTTAGATTCAGATTGTCAGCAGAGTTTCTAGACCAGTAAGCACCTTCGATATGTACTTTTTTTAAGGCCGTTAACTGAGACATTGTATTTGGAAACCTTTTTAAACAAGGCACAACAAGTTTTAGTTTTTTTAGATTTGGTAAACTACCAATATCTTCTGGTAATTGCTCAAACTCACCTTCAAGGTCTAATGATTTTAAAGCTGTTAGTTTTGGTATTTCTTTAAGGATACTATCATACGTATTGCCTTCTCCTTTTAAATGAATTTTCAGACTTTCAATCCCATTAAAACGTCCTAAAACATCTGGGTGTTCCAACAACTGCACCAAAAATTCTTTCGAGAAACTGTATAACCCCAGTTCTGGCGCTCTACTAATAAGAGTATAGAGTTTAAACAAGTCCAAGTCTTCTGAAAGCAATCCATATTCTAAAATGGAAATCAGTCTAGCGTTTACAGATTTTATTCCCCCTTTTTGAGTAAGTTTTTTTCGACTTTTAAAAGCGCGTTGTAAAGCATCTGGTGCCTGCTTTTTTATGATAGTATTACACACGGTTCTAATGTGTTTGTCTGCTGTTGATTTTGCAATGACAAAAATTTCATAATAAAAAGCTTCAGGATAATTTTCACACCCTTTTATAGCTTCAAAAGAGGCTTCAAGTTCAAAAAAATTAAATATTGGGGTTTCTATAGATTCAGACATGATACTTATTACGTTAATGGTTATACAAACCTATTATAAAATCGTAAGCGTCTTGTCACTGTATTCTGTGATATTTAAAACGTAAAAAAAAACTTATAAAAATCACTAAATACCGTGAGTTTATACAAACAGATTTCTTTTAACTTGCCTACAGTAATTTGGTTTGTTTAGAAAAAGACAAGTCATTGTTAATGAACATAGTTAAAAACATTTAAGAGATATGATCCCTATAGAAGATGCTAGAAAATACTTGGAGCAATATAAAAAATCAGCAGTAGACCGATTTGAATTCCGTGCGTATTCTGAGCCTTATCGTGTTTTAGCAAAAGTACTTGCAGGTATAGAAAAAGATAAACGCGTCTATTATAATCAGTATGATTTTATTGAGGCCTTCGAAGATCCTTTTAATATAAATCCTTGGACCACACCAGAAGGTATGCGTTTAGGAATGCAGTTATACGGCATTATTCAAGCACCATACTTAGCAGCAATGTGGGATTTTATAAATACATTACCCTATCAAGATTCTTATAACAGACAAGCCTTTAGATCGCGAGACGGAGAAGATGTTATACACAAAAAAATAGCAACTTTTAGAGCATTCCTAAATTCCAGCAGAATGGGATTTGGTGGATTAACGCTACATGAACATTTTCAATACAGCACCTACTTTCCTCACGGAAACAGCTTATTTTTAGCCACTTTACTTCATAATGGAAATGGTATGTTTGATGAACTTTTGGACGATATTATTCAAAATGAAGACGAAATTGGTGGTATAAGCGCTGATATTATAAAAGCCTTGTTACTGTCTGAAGACGAAAAACATTGGGAAATGGTGAGTAAATTACTACTCGCCGCCCAACGCCAAGAAGGTTTAAGACAAACCATTTTAGAGTCTTTAGACGAGTCGGGTCTTAGTGCCCTAAAATATATGATAAACGTGCTTTTAGAAAACAATCTGACCCGTTTTTCTAGTGTCACCAGAGCCGTGAGTACGTGGTTTGGCTTAAATTGGGAAACACCTAAAAAATCGGTGATTAACCGCGTGCTAGAATTGGCACAATCTTTAATTCTTAATTTAAAAGAAGTAGACACCTACTTAAAGAGTAAAGATAATTTAGAAGTGTTAGTTGGTTTGTGGTCCATTGGTATTTTAGATGTAGATACAGCTAACAGAAAAGCCCTCGATATTGTTTTTGAATCGGAAGATAGACACAAAAAGATTCTTGCATTATATTTCATTAGTCAAACCGACAAAACAAATGATCTTTTAGTCGAATATTTCAAAAAAGAGGTCGGTAAAGATTATGCATTAGACCATTGGATGGCGGTAAACTTACCACCAAGAACTTTAGACAATGAAACGTTTAATCGCTTATTTGCTGTAGCAAAATCGGCCGATGAAAAGGGAAAAACCTTCGAGAGTAAGATATTCTCTTGGTGGAGTTTCACACCCTCGTCTTACTACTTTTACCAGTTTTTAATTAATGGTGCTACAGAAGAACAATTAGAGCTAATGGCAGACAATTTAGAGACTTTGCCAACCGAATTTAGGGAGAATTATATACGTAAAGTCTTCCCAAAAGATTACAGTTATTCGCTTTATAATTATCAGCAAAATGCCAAAAAAAAAGAACGTTTAAATTACGACCAATATTCTTGGAAACGCGCTTTAGCCAGAAAAGCCATTTACAACCGGAATGAACTGGTTATGGCAACGGGATTGAATTTGTTTAATAAAATGCATCTTTATGAAGCCGATTTAGACATTGCAGAAGATTTACTAAGACGAAAACATAAAGATTTACGTACCTCATTAATTCAGTTATTGGTCGAATTACCGGTAGACCAACTCCGAACGCGTACCACAAATTTAGTGACTGCCAAAAATATAGACCAACGTTTAGCAGGACTGGAAGTGTTAACCCTGTTACACGATGCCAACAGACAACCTGATTTTATAGAAGCGCATATTCGTGACTATAATAAGCGTCCTAAAATCACTAAAAACGAGCAAGTTTATTTAGATAAATTTTCGGACACTGCAGAAGAATTCAACTATAGTAACGGTTTTGGAGCTATAGATTACGATAATTTAACACCGCTATACATCCCAAAAACACGTTTTGAAACGAAGACGAATTTCTTTGATAAATTAGGCATTTCCATGTCTGAATCTTCAAAATTCAAGTTCAAGGATTTTATTGATACCAAGAAAATCATCTCTCAGGTCAATAAATTAATTGCGCTTGTTACCGAACATAAGCAGCATGAATACCAAACAGAAGTTTATGATGGTGAAATTGCAACCACATACATAGAAAAGGGCATTCGTGATATTAAAAAATTAGGAGACGATGCTACTGCAGAAGCACTTTTACATAATATTCCGTTAGCTAACGTTTGGATTGCTTGGTATGAAAAAAGTAGTTTAAATGATTTCGAAATGTATGCGACCATTCGATACATAAATCACCACAACGCACCATTTGGGGAATATAAAGAATTGGAACCTTTTGGCAGACAATATTATCCCGATTTAAACGGATTAAACCTAGGCGAAAAGCAAGCGTATTACACCACATCCAATGACTATGTCACCATTTTAAGTCGTTTATTTAAAGTCTATTCAGAAGAAAATACAATGGCCTCTTTTAAATTAGATATTTTAGAAGATATGGTTGCCAATTTCCCTGAAAAACTCAAATTACTTCAATTTCAATCGTCTCGATATCGTTACGAAACCGTGACTTATAATTGGGCAAACATCATTTTACCACTTGCACCAAGTTTAAGTCAGAGTAATTTAAAACATATATCTAATGAAGAACTTCAACGTTACTGGGGTATTCATATGTATTTAGTCGCTCAAGATATTTCACATCCCGATGCAGAGACCGATGTAAAAGTAATTACACAACAAGCTAAAAGACCAGGAATTGTGCCATTCCCTAGTGTAGAGCTCAATTTAAAAGGTTATCAAGCAGGTTTATTAAATGATGATGACTTGCGTTTTCAGGCTTTAAATTCTCATGAATTAATGGTCATTATGGATGGTGGCTTTAACTACAGAATGAATTTTAAATCGGTTGAAAGAGATTCCATTCCAAAGCACGTGATTGCGCCATTAAAAACCAATTTATTAGAAACAGAACTAGAACGTGGAGATTTAGCGACGCCTGCAACAGCGTATATGAGTTCTATTTACCGCGTAGAAGGCATCGATTATGTGTTCCGGATTTTGGAACGTTTAGGAAAAGATAATTTTGAACGTGGTTACAGTTATTATGGAGATAGTAAAAAAACAATCTTTAGCGGTATTTTAAAGAAAACAACCTTTAAAGACACCGAAAGTTATGCCGATTTCGC contains:
- a CDS encoding ligase-associated DNA damage response exonuclease → MKTPLLVFNDNGIYCEVANVYLDPWKPVDCAIISHGHADHSRYGHKKYITHHTNVPIIKHRLGDIQVSGVNYNESFVINNVKFSLHPAGHIIGSSQIRVEYRGEVWVFSGDYKLEDDGVAVPFEPVKCHAFITECTFGLPAFRWTPQAEVFNDINTWWATNKEANQTSILFGYSLGKAQRLLKHLDPNIGKIYTHGAIENMTEVIRPMMDFPETTRITRETTKKELLGNIVLAPPSAHGSTWIRKMVPYVTASASGWMAFRGARRRRAVDRGFVMSDHCDWQELLTAVEATGAEKVICTHGYTDVFSKYLRSLGLDARTENTQFEGELNELDTKREKEVEA
- a CDS encoding DUF4132 domain-containing protein, coding for MIPIEDARKYLEQYKKSAVDRFEFRAYSEPYRVLAKVLAGIEKDKRVYYNQYDFIEAFEDPFNINPWTTPEGMRLGMQLYGIIQAPYLAAMWDFINTLPYQDSYNRQAFRSRDGEDVIHKKIATFRAFLNSSRMGFGGLTLHEHFQYSTYFPHGNSLFLATLLHNGNGMFDELLDDIIQNEDEIGGISADIIKALLLSEDEKHWEMVSKLLLAAQRQEGLRQTILESLDESGLSALKYMINVLLENNLTRFSSVTRAVSTWFGLNWETPKKSVINRVLELAQSLILNLKEVDTYLKSKDNLEVLVGLWSIGILDVDTANRKALDIVFESEDRHKKILALYFISQTDKTNDLLVEYFKKEVGKDYALDHWMAVNLPPRTLDNETFNRLFAVAKSADEKGKTFESKIFSWWSFTPSSYYFYQFLINGATEEQLELMADNLETLPTEFRENYIRKVFPKDYSYSLYNYQQNAKKKERLNYDQYSWKRALARKAIYNRNELVMATGLNLFNKMHLYEADLDIAEDLLRRKHKDLRTSLIQLLVELPVDQLRTRTTNLVTAKNIDQRLAGLEVLTLLHDANRQPDFIEAHIRDYNKRPKITKNEQVYLDKFSDTAEEFNYSNGFGAIDYDNLTPLYIPKTRFETKTNFFDKLGISMSESSKFKFKDFIDTKKIISQVNKLIALVTEHKQHEYQTEVYDGEIATTYIEKGIRDIKKLGDDATAEALLHNIPLANVWIAWYEKSSLNDFEMYATIRYINHHNAPFGEYKELEPFGRQYYPDLNGLNLGEKQAYYTTSNDYVTILSRLFKVYSEENTMASFKLDILEDMVANFPEKLKLLQFQSSRYRYETVTYNWANIILPLAPSLSQSNLKHISNEELQRYWGIHMYLVAQDISHPDAETDVKVITQQAKRPGIVPFPSVELNLKGYQAGLLNDDDLRFQALNSHELMVIMDGGFNYRMNFKSVERDSIPKHVIAPLKTNLLETELERGDLATPATAYMSSIYRVEGIDYVFRILERLGKDNFERGYSYYGDSKKTIFSGILKKTTFKDTESYADFAARADASNVSKKRLIELACYATQWTAFVGEYLGLENLDAAVWWFQAHASDYMNSEKETIISRYSNIPKSDFAIGAIDIDWFNKVYQTIGKSNWKLLHDAAKYITDGNGHRQVKLYSSVMLGEVKITETLKKIKDKRDKDYVRALGLIPLSKTVPEKDVLKRYNLLQDFLKESKQFGQQRQESEAIAVGIALDNLSRNAGYQDRVRFSWAMEAKATQAIMEQAVINIEETEIELVINDLGKADIKVTKAGKSLKNIPAKLRKDKQVIALKEHKTYLSRQYSRTRVSLENAMVNEDEFTATEIHNMMQHPIVKVMLSKLVIYVPEKEISGFYNQGTLTDTSGKTHPLAEDDVLRIAHVSHLYQAVEWDMYQKYVFAERITQPFKQVFRELYLITNDEREHSNRSERYQGHQIQPNKTVALLRGRGWTVSMEDGLQKVYHKRGFIATMYAMADWYSPSDAEAPTLEVIQFHAIDSYKNIPITEIPPVIFSEIMRDIDLVVSVAHVGGVDPEASHSTMEMRGALAEASAQLFKLKNITVKERHIFIKGTLGEYSIHLGSGQVSKNGLALSIIPVHSQHRGRMFLPFVDEDPKSAEIISKMKLLSEDNKIQDPTILAQINS
- a CDS encoding pyridoxamine 5'-phosphate oxidase family protein, coding for MSNENLYRDEAKLKIKAMAEEIDFTMMVTNLKALPLHMIPMSTKKVDENGIIWFLSNKNSTHNQNIIKDSNVHLVYADKSDMQFLNVYGTARIVTDKTIINDLYSKADSMWFEGKDDPNITAIGITPTEAYYWDPKHNKLVSLVKLGVSAVTGDKPDTMDYGKLKL
- a CDS encoding leucine-rich repeat domain-containing protein, encoding MSESIETPIFNFFELEASFEAIKGCENYPEAFYYEIFVIAKSTADKHIRTVCNTIIKKQAPDALQRAFKSRKKLTQKGGIKSVNARLISILEYGLLSEDLDLFKLYTLISRAPELGLYSFSKEFLVQLLEHPDVLGRFNGIESLKIHLKGEGNTYDSILKEIPKLTALKSLDLEGEFEQLPEDIGSLPNLKKLKLVVPCLKRFPNTMSQLTALKKVHIEGAYWSRNSADNLNLTDFNWLTKLTKLKVLKLRYVGVQDLSQVVFPASLKRIEFFSLDELIALPKDVSHLKQLERFMMLSKSITRLSNGFEDLPKLEHFELIAPKIDSISATLFFGDASRPKLVTKIGNSEINIAPMTEVSQRESIVLDTPKLLNFVLENASFFPNLKTITVNCEAPETPHKTSLAVFKNITTLNYKLVHNLDWLLEGIEQCTKLKNVELYRFQEWHTKDTEFPVRTLPNVFSKIVQLENLTIKNASALVVNTDCLPKQITNLTISEIKGIEAGTVPFDVFNIEIKSTPILNLQQFHTVTSATKFNLGHRNDDVDNVLNFETFRHPEKIESYEFTSDTIQLDSLLKNFVNLKELTITFKKENPEQNNVLTAFKHPNLKVLRIEGYNGSTEALERLLAQTPNLEFLGIFEATGFDAFPTVTLPQLKKLRMQSVDLKTIDNLSVKTIEAVKLIYCDHINDESIETISRWSSLKHLWLEGLNENGSTYPESISELNLETLFIRAHNREEKIPTWIANMKSLRVLGINNFKQTILPVALTRLTQLEVLSISGCEFSEKVSEDFRNLNLEKLVYWTSKFNGSNMKSELYEPLENKLVSQRNFDEKDSEAPFRM